The following proteins are encoded in a genomic region of Paenibacillus sp. FSL H3-0469:
- the rfbA gene encoding glucose-1-phosphate thymidylyltransferase RfbA, protein MKGIILAGGSGTRLYPLTMVTSKQLLPVYDKPMIYYPLSTLMLAGIKDILIISTPEDTPRFESLLGDGSQFGISLQYIVQPSPDGLAQAFILGESFIGNDAVAMILGDNIYYGNGIRKMLQRASGKAQGATVFGYHVHDPERFGVVEFNDEGKVLSVEEKPVQPKSNYAITGLYFYDNRVVEIAKNVQPSSRGELEITSINEAYLKMGELDVELLGRGFTWLDTGTHQSLVDATNFVRTIEDHQGIKIAALEEIAYINGWITKEHLHSCGQKLSKTGYGQYLIKVATGKIQY, encoded by the coding sequence ATGAAAGGCATAATCCTAGCCGGTGGCTCCGGCACCCGGCTCTATCCGTTAACCATGGTCACCAGTAAGCAGCTCCTACCCGTTTACGACAAGCCCATGATCTACTACCCGTTATCCACTCTAATGCTTGCGGGAATCAAAGATATCCTTATCATCTCTACACCTGAGGATACTCCGAGGTTTGAGAGTCTTTTGGGGGACGGTTCTCAGTTCGGGATATCTCTACAATACATAGTACAACCCAGTCCTGACGGTTTGGCTCAGGCTTTTATTTTGGGCGAATCGTTCATTGGGAATGATGCTGTGGCAATGATTCTTGGCGATAATATTTATTATGGGAATGGCATTCGTAAGATGCTTCAACGTGCTTCCGGGAAGGCGCAGGGGGCGACTGTGTTTGGGTATCATGTCCATGATCCGGAACGGTTCGGTGTGGTGGAGTTCAATGATGAAGGCAAGGTACTGAGTGTGGAAGAGAAGCCGGTACAGCCTAAGTCTAATTATGCGATTACGGGTCTCTACTTCTATGATAACCGTGTTGTGGAGATTGCCAAGAACGTGCAGCCTTCTTCCCGGGGGGAACTTGAGATCACTTCTATTAATGAAGCATATCTTAAGATGGGAGAACTGGATGTGGAACTCCTGGGCCGCGGCTTTACCTGGCTGGATACGGGGACTCATCAGAGTCTGGTGGATGCCACTAATTTTGTCCGGACGATTGAAGATCATCAGGGGATTAAGATTGCCGCGCTTGAAGAGATTGCATATATTAACGGATGGATTACGAAGGAGCACCTGCACAGTTGCGGGCAGAAGCTAAGCAAGACGGGCTACGGCCAGTACCTGATCAAGGTTGCTACCGGGAAAATTCAATATTAA
- a CDS encoding YdcF family protein produces MSRNLNRTKMGKRRKRILFLYLPLLLIVLLLLCAGRFLPVSESPKQADVIIILSGGGGRVEQGVKLYKEGYAPQLLLSNAKEITGPAGDMRETALSLGIPESAILTEDAAESTYQNAQLTLPIMKQHGFKSAIVVSSDFHMRRVKFIFDHVYKKSGIELTYIGADSGYNAKAWWSDRYSRETTFNEYIKMIGNAFGYNGPEAKGSLEQIKRWFRR; encoded by the coding sequence ATGAGCCGTAACCTAAATAGAACTAAGATGGGCAAGCGCAGAAAAAGAATTCTCTTTCTGTACTTGCCCCTTCTGTTAATCGTCTTGCTGCTCCTGTGCGCCGGGCGTTTCCTTCCCGTATCCGAGTCTCCGAAGCAAGCAGATGTTATCATCATCCTCAGCGGCGGGGGAGGGCGGGTGGAGCAAGGGGTTAAGCTGTATAAAGAAGGCTATGCGCCGCAGCTCCTGCTGTCTAACGCTAAAGAGATCACCGGCCCCGCAGGTGACATGCGTGAAACAGCCCTTTCCTTGGGCATCCCGGAATCCGCTATTCTGACGGAAGACGCTGCCGAGAGTACTTACCAGAACGCCCAGCTTACGCTCCCGATCATGAAGCAGCATGGCTTTAAGTCGGCGATCGTGGTGTCGTCGGATTTTCATATGCGGCGGGTGAAGTTTATATTTGATCATGTGTATAAGAAGTCGGGGATTGAGCTGACTTATATCGGGGCGGACTCGGGCTATAACGCGAAGGCGTGGTGGAGTGACCGGTATAGCCGGGAGACGACTTTTAACGAATATATTAAGATGATTGGCAATGCCTTCGGCTATAATGGCCCGGAAGCGAAGGGTTCGCTGGAGCAGATTAAGCGCTGGTTCCGCAGGTAA
- the rfbC gene encoding dTDP-4-dehydrorhamnose 3,5-epimerase has protein sequence MKLTETALPGVYIVEPAVFGDHRGWFMETFSDAKFREQGIDIAFVQDNQSYSAVKGTLRGLHYQLNPKAQTKLVRCTRGVIFDVAVDVRAGSPAYGKWFGVELSAENKKQLLIPKGFAHGFMTLTEDVEVQYKCDELYAPDCDGGILWNDPAIGIDWPLHVTPVLSGKDEQAPLLQDAVLNFTYTP, from the coding sequence ATGAAGTTAACAGAAACAGCGCTTCCAGGCGTGTATATAGTTGAACCTGCGGTATTCGGGGACCACCGGGGATGGTTCATGGAGACGTTCAGTGATGCGAAGTTCAGAGAGCAGGGTATCGATATTGCTTTTGTACAGGATAATCAGTCCTATTCTGCGGTTAAGGGTACCTTGCGCGGCCTGCATTATCAGCTCAATCCCAAAGCTCAGACCAAACTGGTGCGTTGCACCCGTGGAGTCATCTTTGATGTGGCCGTGGATGTCAGAGCAGGCAGTCCCGCTTACGGCAAGTGGTTCGGTGTTGAACTAAGCGCAGAGAATAAGAAGCAGCTGCTGATTCCCAAAGGGTTCGCCCACGGGTTCATGACGCTGACCGAGGATGTTGAAGTTCAGTATAAGTGTGATGAGCTGTATGCTCCAGACTGTGATGGCGGCATTCTCTGGAATGATCCGGCTATCGGGATTGACTGGCCCCTTCACGTTACACCCGTTCTCTCTGGCAAAGATGAGCAGGCTCCGTTGCTGCAAGACGCTGTTCTGAATTTTACCTACACTCCCTGA
- a CDS encoding DNA/RNA non-specific endonuclease, whose amino-acid sequence MEFKKGNRNFKLLKVLLVLNLVFMLIVPNLANASSDLPTSGLPEYPKEILDGLKKAEQEAKKKVETAAPLSAPVKPKNIVKKMSLKGVSTLQSTPTISVSDVTEYSLNINVTYPIDGQFGNGLAIQDQTTMEWKDVYGSYYAKTGTYKVTGLIPGRSYAAQMYWYTDDTHSWTRQENFAYAKTKTIAPELIVMRSSSTSLIVFVNYPIPNQHGNGLFLLDHSTNTWSDIGKSWSVSSGFYEIYDLKPNTIYTIQQVWYADSTSDWNRHEKLITLNTSYGDTEAPSAPTGLVSETFDYTNVYLSWNAATDNVGIKQYNIYNGDSLIGVTPNTNFLVPNISVPSINRFKVKAVDEANNISLASNISIIDFSDTTRPTTPTNLAYRDVKLNSVTLYWTPSTDSSGISKYIIHDQKTGKAYISTEPKYTINDLKSSSTYSYAVTAFDLLGNRSHTSEVLQVTTDGYINKSIEVIENGLLTNEGPYNARTYQNGKTFVMISGLSGDVDVLVEGNDYIKEGTDYWYSTNYLSQRMNVTVTGDKVVFTSKPVAPMDKVNSLSVTKNVYNITSVSESVYSLTSVSTFDDIDKVKKMYAYLDEHPDFKMEQVQEYYESILAKENSRSKITEINEDVEMNAGSFNTESISSSGSYDPDEFDPQLNPQELALMNDNYDNASGSIWAGFWAYAYSLSEFDKNELTDGNGDAFRHAFWGALMVVETNYNWAGRWGTAHELGEPNNPEDQKIMDLYNNFAGRMIGLKYVNSLNGKPLPLSIFYMPVLRDEVLRALDNGELKRIDNEPMFTSQTQAATFNSLNTITPMGATINPYDNIEMSAKHMKTDTTGKKTSTQQAPAGMVHIRTYLSINRFKNGWGQVQFVGNNQLTIRAWINNTFTGKTYEDITIPMEMTLYKAGYFATPQSIKAALAKYFEKKKNSGIYVRQWGAESSGTFYKVDGMSQFNVFGGNRNGSSVDINTFINSMGPLWETEYLAYTNSDALRDLQKSLDLISVFPLVGVVAGSGSIIISFVSGNTKDAALAAGFTAAGPVIGKFTNYAGSAILRVYNSTKVNTILQKAGSSISNLKSAIKNTSSDLNSLITNVYSGYNGRIELEFADVGRMNFNQAQLIEGTNEVAQARYKNFLETKWAETTPQINTTYEDAMTGQHFTKSGRIKVLKASTTYKVNGYTYSTDNLGRIAKVEGDLVLKAAPRNEYAQGIVGRQDRVRELDNPDVGGHLIASSFNGSGELDNLVAMNAQINGASGKWYKMEEDWRKALQSNGSVNVKIMPIYSAISQRPSSFEVIYKINNVAYPKVTILNQVGG is encoded by the coding sequence ATGGAATTTAAAAAAGGTAATAGAAATTTTAAATTATTAAAAGTACTTTTAGTATTGAACCTGGTATTTATGCTTATTGTTCCGAACTTGGCAAATGCGTCCTCGGACCTCCCCACTTCAGGCCTCCCTGAGTATCCAAAAGAAATTCTTGATGGACTAAAAAAAGCTGAACAGGAAGCGAAAAAAAAGGTTGAAACGGCTGCGCCATTGAGTGCTCCAGTTAAACCGAAGAATATTGTGAAAAAAATGTCTTTAAAAGGAGTGTCTACTTTACAATCCACCCCAACAATAAGTGTAAGTGATGTAACAGAGTACTCCCTTAATATTAATGTAACATATCCAATTGATGGTCAGTTCGGAAATGGATTGGCAATTCAAGATCAAACCACAATGGAATGGAAAGATGTTTATGGTTCTTATTATGCCAAAACAGGTACATATAAGGTTACAGGTCTTATCCCAGGAAGATCCTATGCTGCACAGATGTATTGGTATACAGATGACACACACTCTTGGACTAGACAAGAGAATTTTGCTTACGCAAAAACTAAGACTATTGCTCCAGAATTAATTGTAATGCGTTCTAGTTCAACTTCATTAATTGTTTTCGTTAATTATCCCATACCAAATCAGCACGGAAATGGGTTATTTCTACTTGACCATAGTACAAATACTTGGTCTGATATAGGTAAGAGTTGGAGCGTTTCTAGCGGATTTTATGAAATATATGACTTGAAGCCTAACACTATATACACAATTCAGCAGGTGTGGTATGCAGATAGTACTAGTGATTGGAATCGTCATGAGAAACTTATAACTTTAAATACTTCTTATGGAGACACAGAAGCTCCAAGTGCTCCAACGGGATTAGTGTCAGAAACCTTTGATTATACTAACGTTTACCTATCTTGGAATGCAGCGACAGACAATGTAGGTATAAAGCAGTATAACATTTACAATGGTGACTCATTGATTGGGGTGACACCAAATACGAATTTTTTAGTCCCTAACATTAGTGTGCCATCTATCAACAGATTCAAGGTAAAGGCAGTTGATGAAGCAAATAATATATCTTTGGCAAGTAATATCAGTATTATTGATTTTAGCGACACCACGCGTCCAACTACACCGACCAATTTAGCTTATAGAGATGTTAAGTTAAATAGTGTTACATTATATTGGACACCATCAACTGATAGTTCGGGAATTAGTAAATATATAATTCATGATCAAAAGACAGGCAAAGCATACATATCAACTGAACCTAAATACACCATCAATGATTTGAAAAGTTCTTCAACCTATTCCTATGCAGTAACTGCATTTGACCTCCTAGGGAATAGATCACATACTAGTGAAGTACTTCAAGTCACGACTGATGGTTATATTAACAAAAGTATAGAGGTTATTGAGAATGGTCTCTTAACTAATGAGGGGCCTTATAACGCGAGAACCTACCAGAACGGTAAAACATTTGTAATGATTTCTGGCTTATCAGGTGATGTCGATGTTTTAGTTGAAGGTAATGATTACATTAAAGAAGGTACGGATTACTGGTACTCGACAAATTATTTATCACAACGGATGAATGTAACTGTAACAGGTGACAAAGTAGTATTTACTTCAAAACCAGTTGCACCTATGGATAAAGTGAATTCATTATCTGTTACCAAAAACGTTTATAATATTACAAGCGTCTCTGAAAGTGTTTATTCTTTGACAAGTGTCTCCACGTTCGATGATATCGATAAAGTCAAGAAAATGTATGCCTATTTGGATGAACATCCCGATTTCAAAATGGAACAGGTGCAAGAATATTATGAATCTATTTTGGCGAAAGAAAACTCTAGATCAAAAATTACAGAGATAAATGAAGATGTTGAAATGAACGCAGGTTCATTTAATACAGAGAGTATTTCATCATCCGGTAGCTATGACCCTGATGAATTTGATCCTCAGTTAAACCCTCAAGAATTGGCTCTAATGAATGATAACTATGATAATGCATCCGGATCTATATGGGCAGGTTTTTGGGCATACGCTTATTCTCTAAGTGAGTTTGATAAAAATGAATTAACTGACGGCAATGGAGATGCATTTAGGCATGCTTTTTGGGGAGCTCTAATGGTAGTAGAAACTAACTACAATTGGGCAGGTAGATGGGGCACAGCCCATGAGTTGGGAGAACCTAATAATCCTGAAGATCAGAAAATAATGGATTTATATAATAACTTTGCAGGAAGAATGATTGGGCTTAAATATGTAAATAGTTTGAATGGTAAACCTTTACCGTTATCTATCTTTTATATGCCTGTGCTGCGTGACGAAGTATTACGAGCTTTAGATAATGGAGAATTAAAAAGAATAGATAATGAGCCAATGTTTACATCACAAACCCAGGCTGCAACTTTTAACTCATTAAATACTATCACTCCTATGGGTGCAACAATTAACCCTTATGATAATATCGAAATGTCTGCGAAACATATGAAAACAGATACGACGGGAAAAAAGACATCAACTCAGCAAGCTCCAGCAGGAATGGTACACATCAGAACGTATCTCTCAATCAATAGATTTAAAAATGGTTGGGGACAAGTTCAATTTGTCGGAAACAATCAGCTTACTATAAGAGCTTGGATTAATAATACTTTCACAGGGAAAACCTATGAAGATATCACAATACCTATGGAGATGACTCTATACAAAGCAGGATATTTTGCTACCCCGCAGAGTATTAAAGCAGCATTAGCAAAATACTTTGAAAAGAAGAAGAATAGTGGTATCTATGTAAGACAATGGGGGGCTGAATCGTCAGGGACTTTCTATAAGGTAGATGGTATGTCGCAATTTAACGTTTTTGGTGGTAATAGAAATGGTAGTTCGGTTGATATCAATACTTTTATAAATTCCATGGGCCCCTTGTGGGAAACAGAATATCTTGCTTATACCAATTCAGATGCGTTAAGAGATCTTCAGAAAAGTCTTGATTTAATTTCTGTTTTTCCATTAGTTGGTGTTGTTGCGGGAAGTGGAAGTATAATCATTAGTTTCGTATCAGGAAACACAAAAGATGCTGCTCTTGCGGCTGGTTTTACTGCTGCTGGTCCAGTCATTGGGAAATTCACCAACTATGCAGGAAGCGCTATACTAAGAGTTTATAACTCAACAAAAGTGAATACGATTCTACAAAAAGCAGGAAGCTCGATAAGTAATTTAAAGTCGGCCATAAAAAATACGTCAAGTGACTTGAATTCATTAATCACTAATGTTTACTCAGGGTATAATGGAAGAATAGAACTTGAGTTCGCTGACGTTGGACGAATGAATTTTAATCAAGCTCAATTAATTGAAGGAACTAATGAAGTTGCACAGGCTAGATATAAAAACTTCTTAGAGACAAAATGGGCTGAAACAACTCCACAAATTAATACAACTTATGAAGATGCAATGACTGGACAGCATTTTACGAAGAGTGGTAGAATCAAAGTGCTTAAAGCGAGTACAACTTATAAAGTAAATGGATATACTTATTCCACTGATAATCTTGGTAGAATTGCTAAAGTAGAAGGAGATCTTGTACTAAAAGCAGCGCCAAGAAATGAATATGCCCAAGGTATAGTGGGCAGACAAGATCGTGTACGAGAACTGGATAATCCTGATGTAGGAGGGCATTTAATAGCTTCTTCATTTAATGGATCTGGTGAATTGGATAATCTGGTTGCTATGAATGCACAAATTAATGGAGCATCAGGAAAGTGGTACAAAATGGAGGAAGATTGGAGGAAAGCGCTACAATCAAATGGGAGTGTTAATGTTAAAATAATGCCAATTTATTCTGCTATATCACAAAGACCATCTTCTTTTGAAGTTATATATAAGATTAATAATGTTGCATATCCTAAAGTAACAATCTTAAATCAAGTTGGAGGTTAA
- a CDS encoding CatB-related O-acetyltransferase — MSLLKMLWSKLNYVIQSYVHKYKWRSKNKHNYTKAINIFPINTVNVGNFTYGALKIKHYGNPSEKLIIGNYCSIADDVTFILGGEHHPLFISNYPFMLFSSSENNPLEDKATKGPIVISDDVWIGAGCMILSGVNIGQGAIIAAGSTVVKDVPPYAVYATNRIIKYRFSTEIIKQLIKFDFSKLDFNFVIENKDLFYSNLDDEKLKDPRLQKYMKEYEKYE, encoded by the coding sequence ATGTCGTTATTAAAAATGCTATGGAGTAAATTAAACTATGTAATACAAAGTTATGTTCATAAATATAAATGGAGATCAAAAAATAAACATAATTATACTAAAGCCATTAATATTTTCCCTATTAATACTGTGAATGTTGGGAATTTTACATATGGCGCTTTAAAGATAAAGCATTATGGTAATCCTTCTGAGAAATTGATAATAGGGAATTATTGTTCTATTGCAGATGATGTGACTTTTATATTGGGAGGAGAACATCACCCATTATTTATTTCGAATTATCCTTTTATGCTTTTCTCATCATCAGAAAATAATCCACTAGAAGATAAGGCTACAAAAGGGCCAATAGTTATTTCTGATGATGTTTGGATTGGAGCAGGTTGTATGATACTATCAGGTGTTAATATTGGTCAAGGTGCTATTATAGCTGCCGGAAGTACAGTTGTTAAAGATGTTCCTCCTTATGCTGTTTACGCCACAAATAGGATCATAAAATATAGATTCTCAACTGAAATAATTAAACAATTAATTAAATTTGATTTCTCGAAATTAGATTTTAACTTTGTGATTGAAAATAAAGACTTATTTTATAGTAATTTAGATGATGAAAAATTGAAAGACCCTAGGTTGCAAAAGTATATGAAAGAGTATGAGAAATATGAATAA
- the rfbB gene encoding dTDP-glucose 4,6-dehydratase, whose amino-acid sequence MNRKKLLVTGGAGFIGGNFVQYMIDKYSDYDVYNLDLLTYAGDLSKHKEIEDRDNYHFIQADIADREAVQSLFEQERFDYVVHFAAESHVDRSITDPAVFVRTNVMGTQVLLDASRAIGVTKFVHVSTDEVYGELDWDPAVFFTEETPLQPNSPYSASKASSDLLVRAYHETFGLPMNITRCSNNYGPYHFPEKLIPLTISKVLNEQKVPVYGDGANIRDWLHVWDHCAAIDLVLHEGVSGEVYNVGGHNERTNLEVVKTIIHTLGKSEDLIEFVADRLGHDKRYAIDPAKLERLGWKPTYTFETGIAQTILWYTENAQWWEQILSGEYRK is encoded by the coding sequence ATGAATAGAAAGAAATTGCTGGTTACCGGAGGTGCCGGTTTCATTGGCGGGAATTTCGTACAGTACATGATCGATAAGTACTCTGATTACGATGTCTATAACCTGGATCTGTTGACCTATGCGGGTGACCTCTCCAAGCACAAGGAGATTGAAGATCGGGATAACTACCACTTCATCCAGGCGGATATTGCTGACCGTGAGGCTGTTCAGTCTCTTTTTGAACAAGAGCGCTTTGATTATGTGGTCCATTTCGCAGCCGAGAGTCATGTGGACCGCTCTATTACCGATCCGGCGGTATTCGTCCGAACGAATGTGATGGGAACCCAGGTGCTGCTGGATGCTTCCCGTGCGATTGGAGTGACCAAGTTCGTTCATGTGTCTACGGATGAGGTGTATGGCGAACTGGACTGGGACCCTGCTGTATTCTTCACGGAGGAGACCCCGCTGCAGCCTAACAGCCCTTATAGCGCAAGCAAAGCGTCGTCCGATCTGTTAGTCCGTGCGTATCACGAGACCTTTGGCTTGCCGATGAACATTACCCGTTGCTCCAATAATTATGGCCCGTACCACTTCCCGGAGAAGCTCATTCCCCTTACGATCTCTAAGGTCCTGAATGAACAGAAGGTTCCTGTCTATGGAGATGGCGCGAATATCCGCGATTGGCTGCATGTGTGGGATCATTGTGCTGCGATTGACCTGGTGCTGCATGAGGGCGTAAGCGGTGAGGTGTACAACGTAGGCGGGCATAATGAACGCACCAATCTTGAGGTTGTGAAGACGATTATTCATACCTTGGGGAAATCTGAGGATTTGATTGAATTCGTTGCCGACCGGCTGGGTCATGATAAACGTTATGCGATTGATCCGGCTAAGCTGGAGAGATTGGGCTGGAAGCCTACGTATACGTTCGAGACCGGAATTGCCCAGACCATCCTGTGGTATACGGAGAATGCACAGTGGTGGGAACAGATTCTTAGCGGCGAGTACCGGAAGTAG
- a CDS encoding UDP-glucose/GDP-mannose dehydrogenase family protein, producing MYKIAVAGTGYVGLVAGVCFAEVGHQVVCVDIDEDKVQLMKSGVSPIYEADLEELMQKNYAAGRIDYTTNYAEAYKNADAIFIGVGTPEQPDGSANLSYIATVARQIAETIEKDCLVVVKSTVPVGTNDKVEQFIHDFLPHNGEELIGNGIGQKIRVEVASNPEFLAQGTAVKDTLQAARIIIGTESKWAEDILMRIYEPFNIPIVPVRRRSAEMIKYASNDFLALKISYMNDIANLCELVGADIQDVARGMSFDERIGSKFLNAGIGYGGSCFPKDTKALEYLARQHGYELKTVKAAIDVNTSQKTVLFKKASKRLITFNGLKVAVLGLTFKPGTDDLREAASLENIPLLLEQGADIYAYDPVGKDNFAQQYPEGSHGIGKIHYVENIDEALDGANVCFIMTEWASIKAVPPGEFKKLMRTPLLYDGRNIYNVDEMKEAGIEYYSIGR from the coding sequence ATGTACAAAATAGCAGTAGCCGGAACTGGCTATGTCGGCTTAGTAGCCGGCGTATGCTTCGCAGAAGTGGGCCATCAAGTCGTATGTGTAGATATTGATGAAGATAAGGTTCAGCTTATGAAATCTGGAGTTTCGCCCATATATGAAGCTGATCTCGAAGAACTTATGCAGAAGAATTACGCTGCTGGAAGAATCGATTACACTACTAATTATGCTGAAGCATATAAAAATGCAGATGCTATTTTTATAGGTGTAGGTACGCCTGAGCAACCGGATGGATCAGCCAATCTATCATACATAGCAACTGTTGCCAGACAAATTGCAGAAACCATAGAGAAGGATTGTTTGGTTGTAGTGAAATCTACAGTTCCTGTTGGAACTAATGATAAGGTAGAGCAATTCATTCATGACTTCCTGCCACATAATGGTGAAGAACTGATTGGTAATGGAATTGGACAGAAGATCAGAGTAGAAGTGGCCTCTAATCCTGAATTTCTTGCTCAAGGTACAGCGGTCAAGGATACCCTACAAGCTGCAAGGATTATTATTGGAACTGAAAGTAAATGGGCAGAAGATATTTTAATGCGCATTTATGAGCCATTCAATATCCCTATTGTTCCTGTAAGACGTAGATCGGCAGAGATGATCAAGTATGCGTCTAACGACTTTTTGGCATTGAAAATATCTTACATGAATGATATCGCCAATCTCTGTGAGTTAGTAGGTGCCGATATTCAGGATGTTGCCAGAGGTATGTCTTTTGATGAGCGCATCGGCAGCAAGTTCTTAAATGCGGGCATCGGATACGGGGGAAGCTGCTTTCCTAAGGACACGAAGGCTCTGGAGTATCTTGCCCGGCAACATGGGTATGAGCTTAAGACAGTCAAGGCTGCTATAGATGTGAATACTAGTCAAAAAACCGTTCTATTTAAGAAGGCATCTAAAAGGCTGATTACCTTTAATGGCCTAAAAGTGGCAGTGCTGGGACTTACCTTTAAACCAGGAACAGATGATTTAAGAGAGGCTGCTTCATTAGAGAATATCCCCTTATTGCTAGAACAAGGTGCAGATATTTATGCATATGACCCTGTGGGGAAAGATAATTTTGCTCAACAATATCCTGAAGGTAGCCATGGAATTGGAAAGATCCACTATGTCGAGAATATTGATGAAGCACTTGATGGTGCCAATGTCTGCTTCATTATGACCGAATGGGCATCAATTAAGGCTGTTCCACCTGGAGAGTTTAAAAAGCTGATGAGAACACCACTGCTTTATGATGGCAGAAACATTTACAATGTTGATGAGATGAAAGAAGCAGGTATTGAATACTACTCTATCGGGAGGTAA
- a CDS encoding GDP-mannose 4,6-dehydratase, translated as MDYIPLDTGKKYLVTGVAGFIGSSLAKKLLEHGCQVIGIDNINDYYDINLKYTRLEQLTPYEDFSFIKGDIADKELILSLFEEHKPNIVINLAAQAGVRHSIDNPDVYIQSNVVGFFNILEACRYNPVNHLVYASSSSIYGSNEKVPFEETDVVDHPESLYAATKKSNELMAYTYSHLYKIPTTALRFFTVYGPLGRPDMAYFGFTQKYFNGEPIRIFNNGDFNHDLYRDFTYIDDIVEGIRRILSKAPEDAVPHKIFNIGNNNPEKLMFFIETLEKCLGKSLGREVEFNKIFEPIKPGDVPATYASTELLQAAVGFKPSTSIEEGLQKFTDWYVKYYEAK; from the coding sequence TTGGACTATATTCCTTTAGATACAGGAAAGAAATACTTAGTAACCGGAGTAGCAGGTTTTATAGGATCAAGTTTAGCTAAGAAACTTCTTGAACACGGGTGTCAGGTCATTGGTATCGATAATATCAATGATTATTATGATATCAATCTAAAGTACACACGGCTTGAGCAACTTACACCTTATGAGGATTTTAGCTTTATTAAAGGTGATATTGCTGATAAAGAATTGATATTAAGTCTATTTGAAGAGCATAAGCCCAACATTGTCATTAATCTGGCAGCTCAAGCTGGAGTTAGACATTCCATAGATAATCCGGATGTATACATTCAGAGTAACGTTGTAGGTTTTTTTAATATCCTTGAAGCTTGTAGATATAATCCCGTCAATCATCTGGTATACGCCTCATCCAGTTCTATTTATGGTTCGAATGAGAAGGTCCCGTTTGAAGAAACGGATGTAGTAGATCATCCAGAATCTTTATATGCTGCTACTAAGAAATCGAATGAATTAATGGCGTATACCTATAGTCACCTCTATAAAATACCAACAACAGCCCTGCGCTTTTTTACTGTCTATGGTCCATTAGGGAGACCGGATATGGCTTACTTCGGATTTACCCAGAAATACTTTAATGGAGAACCGATAAGAATATTTAATAACGGAGATTTCAACCATGATTTGTATCGTGACTTTACATACATTGATGATATTGTTGAAGGGATTCGCAGAATTCTGAGTAAGGCTCCTGAGGATGCTGTACCACATAAGATTTTTAACATAGGTAATAACAATCCTGAGAAGCTGATGTTCTTCATAGAGACCTTAGAGAAGTGTTTAGGGAAGAGTCTGGGCAGAGAGGTTGAATTTAATAAAATATTTGAACCCATCAAACCTGGAGATGTACCAGCAACCTATGCATCTACTGAGCTATTGCAAGCCGCGGTGGGGTTTAAGCCGAGCACATCTATTGAAGAAGGATTGCAGAAATTTACTGACTGGTATGTTAAATATTATGAAGCCAAATAA